The Gemmatimonadota bacterium genome has a segment encoding these proteins:
- the trpS gene encoding tryptophan--tRNA ligase → MPRIFSGIQPSGELHIGNYLGAVRNWVNLQHEIESFICVVDYHAITLPYAPDDLRRRTGEMGVTLLAAGIDPNRATIFVQSRVPEHTELAWIFNTVTPLGELERQTQFKEKSARQESVPAGILNYPVLQAADILLYHADTVPVGEDQIQHLELTREVARRWNARFGEGYFPEPQPRLTPTRRIMGLDGQAKMSKSLGNTVGLLEESGAIWDKLRPAVTDPARVRKTDPGNPDVCNIYQLHRAFSPADTIEHVATQCRSAGWGCIECKKVLHGHLDAELAPIRGRAAELQAQPGRVQEILGDGAERARNVAQVTMREVRGAMGLD, encoded by the coding sequence ATGCCACGCATCTTCAGCGGCATCCAGCCGTCCGGTGAACTGCACATCGGGAATTACCTCGGGGCCGTCCGGAACTGGGTGAACCTGCAACACGAGATCGAGTCGTTCATCTGCGTGGTGGACTACCACGCCATCACCCTGCCGTATGCGCCGGACGACCTGCGCCGACGCACCGGGGAAATGGGGGTGACCTTGCTGGCGGCCGGCATCGATCCGAATCGGGCCACCATCTTCGTCCAGTCTCGCGTGCCGGAACATACCGAGCTCGCGTGGATCTTCAACACGGTCACGCCGCTGGGGGAGCTGGAGCGGCAGACCCAGTTCAAGGAGAAGTCGGCGCGACAGGAGAGTGTGCCGGCAGGGATTCTGAACTACCCGGTCCTGCAGGCGGCAGACATCCTCCTGTATCACGCGGACACCGTGCCGGTGGGAGAGGACCAGATCCAGCACCTGGAGCTCACCCGGGAGGTGGCGCGGCGATGGAATGCGCGGTTTGGGGAGGGGTACTTCCCGGAGCCGCAGCCGCGCCTGACGCCGACCCGTCGCATCATGGGCCTCGACGGGCAGGCCAAGATGTCCAAGTCGCTGGGCAATACCGTGGGGTTGCTCGAGGAGAGCGGCGCGATCTGGGACAAACTCCGTCCTGCGGTCACCGACCCGGCCCGGGTGCGCAAGACCGACCCCGGCAATCCCGATGTCTGCAACATCTACCAGCTGCACCGGGCGTTCAGTCCTGCCGACACTATCGAGCACGTGGCCACCCAGTGCCGGAGCGCGGGGTGGGGGTGTATCGAGTGCAAAAAGGTGCTCCACGGGCACCTCGACGCGGAATTGGCCCCCATCCGGGGGCGGGCCGCGGAGCTCCAGGCCCAGCCTGGACGGGTGCAGGAGATCCTCGGCGACGGTGCCGAACGGGCCCGGAATGTGGCGCAGGTCACAATGCGCGAGGTGCGGGGGGCGATGGGACTCGACTGA
- the map gene encoding type I methionyl aminopeptidase, producing the protein MIHLKSDRELEIMARGGHVLAMTHAHLRPLVSPGVSTQELDEAAEAFIRSHAGATPAFKGLYGFPGAICISVNEEIVHGIPSPRRVLKGGDIVKLDVGVKLEGYFTDASITVPVGTVSPEIERLMDVTRRSLDAGIAAAVVGNHIGDIGAAIWAVVGPAGYTVADDLVGHYVGTKPHGDPQVPNKGKPKRGMKLLPGLTIAIEPMVNMGGSATRTLSDKWTIVTADGSPSAHFEHTIAVTADGPRVLTRVA; encoded by the coding sequence GTGATCCACCTCAAGTCGGATCGTGAGCTGGAGATCATGGCCCGGGGTGGGCACGTGTTGGCCATGACGCACGCCCATTTGCGTCCGCTCGTTAGCCCCGGAGTGTCGACTCAGGAACTGGACGAGGCCGCGGAAGCCTTCATTCGGTCGCATGCCGGTGCGACGCCGGCGTTCAAGGGACTCTACGGGTTTCCTGGGGCGATTTGCATTTCGGTGAACGAGGAGATCGTCCACGGCATTCCCTCACCCCGGCGAGTGCTCAAGGGGGGGGACATCGTCAAGTTGGACGTCGGGGTCAAGCTTGAGGGCTACTTCACGGACGCGTCGATCACCGTCCCGGTTGGGACGGTCTCCCCGGAGATCGAACGCCTGATGGATGTCACGCGTCGTTCCCTGGATGCCGGAATCGCTGCCGCCGTGGTGGGCAACCACATTGGCGATATCGGAGCGGCGATCTGGGCCGTGGTTGGCCCCGCGGGCTACACGGTTGCCGACGACCTGGTGGGCCACTATGTGGGGACCAAGCCCCATGGGGATCCACAGGTGCCCAACAAGGGAAAGCCGAAGCGAGGGATGAAGCTGCTCCCCGGCTTGACCATCGCGATCGAGCCCATGGTCAACATGGGCGGCTCGGCGACGCGCACCCTGTCGGACAAGTGGACCATCGTGACGGCGGACGGATCTCCGTCGGCGCACTTCGAGCACACGATCGCCGTAACCGCCGACGGGCCACGCGTGCTCACGCGAGTCGCGTGA
- a CDS encoding inositol monophosphatase, translating to MQRDRRDNASLLEVSLRAARLAAAGILEHARDVSVIDWQVKSRADFVSVVDQEAEGRIAEVLARAFPDASIVGEELSPGSAVAGGLTFIVDPLDGTTNFLHGYPNFAVSIGAAVDGELRAGVVLDVSRNVAFTATLGRGAHRDGTPMRVSSLTDPGRALVGTGFPFKHPEQIPTYLPQFARLIQATAGVRRAGAAALDLADVACGRFDAFWELMLAPWDMAAGILLVREAGGLVTDLRGGPLAPSHSGLVASNGAMHPWMLAQLHDAP from the coding sequence TTGCAACGCGACAGGCGCGACAATGCGTCGCTACTCGAGGTTTCCCTTCGTGCCGCCCGTCTGGCCGCGGCCGGGATCCTCGAACACGCCCGGGACGTGTCGGTGATTGACTGGCAGGTCAAGTCACGGGCTGACTTCGTGAGCGTCGTGGACCAGGAAGCTGAGGGGCGCATTGCCGAAGTCCTCGCCCGCGCATTTCCCGATGCTTCCATCGTTGGGGAGGAGTTGAGCCCGGGCTCCGCCGTTGCCGGTGGCCTCACCTTCATCGTCGACCCGCTGGACGGCACGACGAACTTCCTGCACGGGTACCCCAACTTCGCCGTGTCGATCGGCGCGGCCGTGGACGGGGAGCTGCGCGCGGGAGTGGTCCTCGACGTCTCGCGCAACGTGGCCTTCACCGCGACCCTCGGCCGGGGAGCACATCGGGACGGGACGCCCATGCGCGTCTCCTCGCTGACCGACCCAGGGCGGGCCCTGGTGGGTACCGGTTTTCCGTTCAAGCACCCGGAACAGATCCCGACCTACCTGCCCCAGTTCGCCCGCCTGATCCAAGCCACGGCGGGCGTGCGCCGTGCGGGTGCCGCTGCGTTGGACCTTGCCGATGTCGCCTGCGGGCGATTCGATGCGTTCTGGGAGCTGATGCTGGCACCGTGGGATATGGCCGCCGGCATCCTCCTCGTGCGCGAGGCCGGCGGCCTCGTGACCGACCTCCGCGGCGGCCCCCTCGCCCCCTCCCACAGCGGCCTCGTGGCCTCCAACGGAGCGATGCATCCATGGATGCTCGCGCAACTGCACGACGCCCCCTGA
- the ftcD gene encoding glutamate formimidoyltransferase: protein MTRLVECVPNFSEGRDATVVAAIRDAIASVEGAVVLDVSSDPSHHRSVITFVAPADVAVEAAFRGMREAAQRIDLTRHQGEHPRIGATDVVPFIPLEGATMEDCIALARTLGGRAAAELGIPVFLYERAATRADRENLADVRRGEFELLRDEIGTNTNRRPDFGAPAVHPTAGATAVGARPFLVAYNVYLGPAANLPVAKDVAKALRHSSGGLRYVKGLGLEVDGQAQVSINLTDIEKTPLYRAFDMVKMEAQAHGVSPTWSEVVGLVPERALFETAARHLQLRHFSPDLVLERKVRAAVAGGESLSGFVASVAAPTPAPGGGSVAAHVAALGAALTQMVAGLTIGKKKYAAVDADMKALALEAAALGATLTALVARDAAAYDGVMNAYKLPKDTDEQVAARTAAIDTALLHAAQIPLDTARACASVARLAAIAATRGNSNAVSDAGVAALLADAGCKGAAYNVRINVSSLARRELGASLLAELAQVTHEASGHVATATAAVEAAIGN, encoded by the coding sequence ATGACGCGCCTCGTTGAGTGTGTGCCCAACTTCAGTGAAGGTCGCGATGCCACCGTCGTGGCCGCGATCCGTGATGCCATCGCCTCGGTCGAGGGCGCGGTCGTGCTGGACGTCTCCAGCGACCCGTCGCACCACCGCTCGGTCATCACCTTCGTCGCCCCGGCCGACGTGGCGGTGGAGGCCGCGTTTCGGGGGATGCGCGAGGCGGCGCAGCGCATCGACCTCACGCGACACCAGGGCGAGCATCCCCGCATCGGGGCGACCGACGTGGTCCCGTTCATCCCGCTCGAGGGCGCGACCATGGAGGACTGTATCGCCCTCGCGCGCACGTTAGGCGGACGCGCGGCGGCGGAACTCGGCATCCCGGTCTTCCTGTACGAGCGGGCCGCCACCCGGGCGGATCGCGAAAACCTCGCCGATGTGCGCCGCGGCGAGTTTGAGCTCCTGCGCGACGAGATCGGCACCAACACGAACCGGCGCCCCGACTTCGGCGCGCCCGCGGTACATCCGACGGCGGGGGCCACGGCCGTCGGCGCCCGCCCGTTCCTCGTCGCCTACAACGTCTACCTCGGCCCTGCCGCCAACCTGCCCGTCGCCAAGGACGTCGCCAAGGCGCTGCGCCACTCCTCCGGCGGGCTGCGGTACGTGAAGGGGCTGGGCCTCGAGGTCGACGGTCAGGCGCAGGTCTCCATAAACCTCACCGACATCGAGAAGACCCCGCTCTATCGGGCCTTTGACATGGTCAAGATGGAAGCGCAGGCGCACGGCGTTTCCCCCACGTGGAGCGAGGTCGTCGGCCTGGTCCCGGAACGCGCCCTGTTCGAGACGGCCGCGCGCCACCTGCAGCTGCGTCACTTCTCCCCGGACCTCGTGCTCGAGCGGAAGGTGCGCGCGGCCGTCGCGGGTGGGGAATCCCTGTCCGGCTTCGTTGCCTCGGTCGCGGCACCCACCCCAGCCCCCGGCGGCGGTTCGGTCGCGGCCCACGTCGCAGCGTTAGGCGCCGCGCTCACCCAGATGGTCGCCGGGCTCACGATCGGCAAGAAAAAGTACGCGGCCGTGGACGCGGACATGAAAGCCCTCGCCCTCGAGGCCGCTGCGCTCGGCGCAACCCTCACAGCCCTGGTCGCCCGCGATGCCGCCGCGTACGACGGCGTGATGAACGCCTACAAACTCCCCAAGGACACCGACGAACAGGTTGCGGCCCGGACCGCCGCCATCGACACCGCACTGCTCCACGCGGCCCAGATTCCCCTGGATACCGCGCGCGCGTGTGCCAGTGTGGCCCGCCTCGCGGCCATCGCGGCGACGCGGGGCAACAGCAACGCCGTCTCCGACGCTGGGGTCGCGGCCCTCCTCGCCGACGCCGGGTGCAAAGGCGCCGCCTACAACGTGCGGATCAACGTGAGTTCGCTTGCGCGACGCGAGCTGGGTGCGTCCCTCCTGGCCGAGCTAGCCCAGGTTACGCACGAAGCGTCCGGACACGTGGCCACGGCCACGGCGGCCGTGGAGGCTGCTATCGGCAACTAG